In Rosa chinensis cultivar Old Blush chromosome 1, RchiOBHm-V2, whole genome shotgun sequence, a genomic segment contains:
- the LOC112197457 gene encoding SET and MYND domain-containing protein 4 isoform X2 encodes MDAYEQDRKLVATLYVNRASVLHKMGLVGECVRDCNRALRISSNYAKAWFRRGKANASMGKYEDAIRDLDVAKTAESSVGGKKQIESEMKIVLDQQYKAASPSTRHNQNNSNMLDEPHQMKLQCVTTPEKGKGLASTVDIPQASLVHTEDPFATIILKHCRETHCHYCLNELPADKVPCTSCSIPWYCSQKCCIEAGGEMCCDYPNNQSIHKYLPDNLQKYIVEATLIADSERDDQISEHKHECKGVPWPAVLPSEIVLAGRVLVNSIIKRGGSTDSINLGEISDLSHHYSKMPPESKLELHIFSAVLSCCLQHCNGFEIPINGISISQIVILISQIRVNSMTVVRMKFIDQHELVDQFGNLSSWEGGPTSNVEQVRVGQAIYASGSLFNHSCRPNIHAYFLSRTLHIRTTEYVSAGCPLELSYGPQVGQWDCKDRIKFLEDEYSFRCQCTGCSKMNFSDLVLNAFHCVKLNCSGIVLESSVINCEKEKLKHLPNIINTDSIVSLLQAEELNIDDINKAANDMQINSFYQLNPGYCLKCGSYRDLESSSVAANNCIRRLQNSIDSKNVSSTTLLGALSSLGVLRSTLHAYNRRIAEAEDNLAQAFCLVGELQPAMEHCKASIEILEKLYNLNHIVIGYELVKLSSIQLSLRDSGAVDSIDRLYQIFSCYYGSHTDVIFPDLQFLRKEGKTYFAKYQLT; translated from the exons ATGGATGCATATGAACAAGACCGAAAGTTGGTTGCTACCTTGTATGTGAACCGGGCTTCTGTATTGCAT AAAATGGGGCTTGTGGGGGAGTGTGTAAGAGACTGCAACCGGGCGCTTCGGATTTCTTCAAACTATGCCAAG GCATGGTTTAGAAGAGGCAAGGCAAATGCATCTATGGGAAAATATGAGGATGCAATACGGGACTTGGATGTAGCAAAGACTGCGGAGTCATCAGTTGGTGGGAAGAAACAGATAGAAAGTGAGATGAAGATAGTTTTGGACCAACAGTATAAAGCCGCAAGTCCATCGACACGACATAATCAGAATAACTCAAATATGTTGG ATGAACCACACCAAATGAAATTACAATGTGTCACCACACCCGAGAAAGGAAAGGGTTTGGCTTCCACGGTGGACATTCCTCAAGCATCCTTGGTACATACCGAAGACCCTTTTGCAACG ATAATATTAAAGCATTGCCGGGAAACACATTGCCACTATTGCTTGAATGAACTACCAGCGGATAAAGTCCCATGTACATCATGTTCAATACCATGGTATTGCTCCCAGAAATGCTGTATAGAGGCAGGAGGAGAAATGTGCTGCGATTACCCAAACAATCAAAGCATTCATAAGTATCTACCAGACAACCTTCAGAAGTACATCGTGGAGGCCACTTTAATTGCTGATTCTGAAAGAGATGATCAGATTTCTGAACATAAGCATGAATGTAAAGGTGTACCCTGGCCAGCAGTATTGCCTTCTGAGATAGTTTTGGCTGGTCGAGTACTAGTCAACTCTATAATCAAAAGAGGAGGTTCCACAGATAGTATTAATCTCGGAGAAATTTCG GATCTTTCTCATCATTATTCAAAAATGCCTCCAGAATCGAAATTGGAATTACATATATTCTCTGCTGTATTATCATGCTGTCTGCAACATTGTAATGGCTTTGAAATACCAATAAACGGGATCTCCATTTCACAg ATTGTTATACTTATATCCCAAATTAGGGTGAACTCTATGACAGTTGTTCGTATGAAATTCATTGACCAGCATGAACTAGTAGATCAGTTTGGAAATCTGTCATCTTGGGAAGGAGGTCCAACCAGTAATGTGGAACAG GTCAGAGTAGGTCAAGCTATCTATGCATCAGGAAGCTTGTTCAACCATTCTTGTCGACCTAACATCCATGCTTATTTCCTTTCACGCACTCTTCATATACGAACTACAGAATATGTCTCAGCAGGGTGTCCCCTTGAGTTGTCCTATGGTCCACAG GTTGGGCAGTGGGATTGTAAGGACAGGATTAAGTTTCTGGAAGATGAGTACTCATTTCGATGTCAGTGCACCGGTTGTTCAAAAATGAACTTTTCAGACTTAGTGCTAAATGCGTTTCACTGTGTGAAGCTGAACTGTTCTGGCATAGTCTTGGAGAGTTCTGTTATTAACTGTGAAAAAGAGAAACTTAAGCACTTACCGAACATCATCAACACTGACAGCATCGTCTCTCTTCTTCAG GCTGAAGAGCTCAATATTGATGACATCAATAAAGCTGCAAATGATATGCAAATCAATAGCTTTTACCAGTTAAATCCTGGCTACTGTCTAAAATGTGGTTCTTATCGTGATCTAGAATCTTCCTCTGTAGCTGCAAATAACTGTATCAGAAG ATTACAGAATTCAATAGACTCAAAAAATGTCTCTAGTACCACGCTTTTGGGTGCTTTAAGTTCTCTTGGTGTGCTGAGATCAACTTTGCATGCATATAATAGAAGAATTGCAGAG GCAGAAGATAATCTTGCACAAGCATTTTGTTTGGTCGGAGAGTTGCAACCTGCAATGGAGCACTGTAAAGCATCAATTGAG ATCCTGGAAAAGCTCTATAACCTTAATCACATTGTTATTGGATATGAACTTGTGAAGCTCTCATCTATCCAGTTATCATTGCGTGACAGTGGTGCCGTGGACAGCATAGATCGACTCTATCAAATATTTTCATGTTATTATGGATCACATACAGACGTCATTTTCCCAGATCTTCAATTCCTCAGAAAAGAGGGGAAGACCTATTTTGCCAAGTATCAACTCACATGA
- the LOC112176708 gene encoding probable pterin-4-alpha-carbinolamine dehydratase, chloroplastic, with amino-acid sequence MATTNLSFPHFSLPCHHHHHHHHPNFFTLPTRARPGPRTQALEHDMFGDFGARDPFPAEIASEFGDKVLGFQNTEHKILIPTVSASSLAQQECTPVSPLQAPMLEEDAQELLRKVLGWRLIVGEDGLKLQCLWKLRDYQCGVELINRVYKVVEAAGHFPNLHLEQPNQVRAELWTSSVGGLTMNDFIVAAKIDEIKTSDLVPVRRAWA; translated from the exons ATGGCCACCACCAACCTCTCATTCCCTCACTTCTCTCTTCCatgtcaccaccaccaccaccaccaccaccccaacTTCTTCACTCTTCCGACTcgggcccgacccggcccgagAACCCAGGCTCTGGAACATGACATGTTTGGAGACTTTGGGGCCAGAGACCCGTTCCCGGCAGAGATAGCCAGTGAGTTTGGAGACAAAGTACTGGGCTTCCAGAACACAGAGCACAAGATCCTCATCCCAACTGTGTCTGCTTCCTCTCTAGCCCAGCAAGAGTGCACCCCTGTCTCTCCTCTCCAGGCTCCTATGCTTGAAGAGGACGCGCAAGAGCTCCTCAGGAAG GTTCTTGGGTGGAGATTGATAGTTGGAGAAGATGGGCTCAAACTACAGTGCTTGTGGAAATTGAGAGATTACCAATGTGGGGTTGAACTCATCAATAGGGTTTATAAGGTTGTGGAAGCTGCAGGGCATTTCCCAAATCTTCACTTGGAGCAACCCAATCAAGTTAGAGCAGAGCTATGGACATCTTCCGTTG GAGGATTGACCATGAATGATTTCATTGTAGCTGCTAAGATAGATGAGATCAAAACATCAGATCTCGTGCCCGTGAGAAGAGCTTGGGCTTAG
- the LOC112197457 gene encoding SET and MYND domain-containing protein 4 isoform X1, with translation MEKLKSLVPETLKQMIAESTTDDLPSSCSSLLDFLLHFEPFQRMVNDLTDPEVALCGKNKEGALESKQKGNRCFLSGDYANALNFYTQALRVAPMDAYEQDRKLVATLYVNRASVLHKMGLVGECVRDCNRALRISSNYAKAWFRRGKANASMGKYEDAIRDLDVAKTAESSVGGKKQIESEMKIVLDQQYKAASPSTRHNQNNSNMLDEPHQMKLQCVTTPEKGKGLASTVDIPQASLVHTEDPFATIILKHCRETHCHYCLNELPADKVPCTSCSIPWYCSQKCCIEAGGEMCCDYPNNQSIHKYLPDNLQKYIVEATLIADSERDDQISEHKHECKGVPWPAVLPSEIVLAGRVLVNSIIKRGGSTDSINLGEISDLSHHYSKMPPESKLELHIFSAVLSCCLQHCNGFEIPINGISISQIVILISQIRVNSMTVVRMKFIDQHELVDQFGNLSSWEGGPTSNVEQVRVGQAIYASGSLFNHSCRPNIHAYFLSRTLHIRTTEYVSAGCPLELSYGPQVGQWDCKDRIKFLEDEYSFRCQCTGCSKMNFSDLVLNAFHCVKLNCSGIVLESSVINCEKEKLKHLPNIINTDSIVSLLQAEELNIDDINKAANDMQINSFYQLNPGYCLKCGSYRDLESSSVAANNCIRRLQNSIDSKNVSSTTLLGALSSLGVLRSTLHAYNRRIAEAEDNLAQAFCLVGELQPAMEHCKASIEILEKLYNLNHIVIGYELVKLSSIQLSLRDSGAVDSIDRLYQIFSCYYGSHTDVIFPDLQFLRKEGKTYFAKYQLT, from the exons ATGGAGAAGCTGAAGTCTTTAGTTCCCGAGACCCTAAAGCAAATGATCGCAGAGAGCACTACTGACGATCTGCCCAGCTCGTGTTCTTCTCTCCTCGACTTCCTTCTCCATTTCGAGCCGTTCCAGCGA ATGGTTAATGACCTGACGGACCCGGAAGTTGCGCTGTGCGGGAAGAATAAAGAGGGTGCTTTGGAGAGTAAGCAAAAGGGGAATAGGTGCTTCTTGAGTGGTGATTATGCTAATGCTTTGAATTTCTATACCCAG GCATTGCGAGTTGCTCCAATGGATGCATATGAACAAGACCGAAAGTTGGTTGCTACCTTGTATGTGAACCGGGCTTCTGTATTGCAT AAAATGGGGCTTGTGGGGGAGTGTGTAAGAGACTGCAACCGGGCGCTTCGGATTTCTTCAAACTATGCCAAG GCATGGTTTAGAAGAGGCAAGGCAAATGCATCTATGGGAAAATATGAGGATGCAATACGGGACTTGGATGTAGCAAAGACTGCGGAGTCATCAGTTGGTGGGAAGAAACAGATAGAAAGTGAGATGAAGATAGTTTTGGACCAACAGTATAAAGCCGCAAGTCCATCGACACGACATAATCAGAATAACTCAAATATGTTGG ATGAACCACACCAAATGAAATTACAATGTGTCACCACACCCGAGAAAGGAAAGGGTTTGGCTTCCACGGTGGACATTCCTCAAGCATCCTTGGTACATACCGAAGACCCTTTTGCAACG ATAATATTAAAGCATTGCCGGGAAACACATTGCCACTATTGCTTGAATGAACTACCAGCGGATAAAGTCCCATGTACATCATGTTCAATACCATGGTATTGCTCCCAGAAATGCTGTATAGAGGCAGGAGGAGAAATGTGCTGCGATTACCCAAACAATCAAAGCATTCATAAGTATCTACCAGACAACCTTCAGAAGTACATCGTGGAGGCCACTTTAATTGCTGATTCTGAAAGAGATGATCAGATTTCTGAACATAAGCATGAATGTAAAGGTGTACCCTGGCCAGCAGTATTGCCTTCTGAGATAGTTTTGGCTGGTCGAGTACTAGTCAACTCTATAATCAAAAGAGGAGGTTCCACAGATAGTATTAATCTCGGAGAAATTTCG GATCTTTCTCATCATTATTCAAAAATGCCTCCAGAATCGAAATTGGAATTACATATATTCTCTGCTGTATTATCATGCTGTCTGCAACATTGTAATGGCTTTGAAATACCAATAAACGGGATCTCCATTTCACAg ATTGTTATACTTATATCCCAAATTAGGGTGAACTCTATGACAGTTGTTCGTATGAAATTCATTGACCAGCATGAACTAGTAGATCAGTTTGGAAATCTGTCATCTTGGGAAGGAGGTCCAACCAGTAATGTGGAACAG GTCAGAGTAGGTCAAGCTATCTATGCATCAGGAAGCTTGTTCAACCATTCTTGTCGACCTAACATCCATGCTTATTTCCTTTCACGCACTCTTCATATACGAACTACAGAATATGTCTCAGCAGGGTGTCCCCTTGAGTTGTCCTATGGTCCACAG GTTGGGCAGTGGGATTGTAAGGACAGGATTAAGTTTCTGGAAGATGAGTACTCATTTCGATGTCAGTGCACCGGTTGTTCAAAAATGAACTTTTCAGACTTAGTGCTAAATGCGTTTCACTGTGTGAAGCTGAACTGTTCTGGCATAGTCTTGGAGAGTTCTGTTATTAACTGTGAAAAAGAGAAACTTAAGCACTTACCGAACATCATCAACACTGACAGCATCGTCTCTCTTCTTCAG GCTGAAGAGCTCAATATTGATGACATCAATAAAGCTGCAAATGATATGCAAATCAATAGCTTTTACCAGTTAAATCCTGGCTACTGTCTAAAATGTGGTTCTTATCGTGATCTAGAATCTTCCTCTGTAGCTGCAAATAACTGTATCAGAAG ATTACAGAATTCAATAGACTCAAAAAATGTCTCTAGTACCACGCTTTTGGGTGCTTTAAGTTCTCTTGGTGTGCTGAGATCAACTTTGCATGCATATAATAGAAGAATTGCAGAG GCAGAAGATAATCTTGCACAAGCATTTTGTTTGGTCGGAGAGTTGCAACCTGCAATGGAGCACTGTAAAGCATCAATTGAG ATCCTGGAAAAGCTCTATAACCTTAATCACATTGTTATTGGATATGAACTTGTGAAGCTCTCATCTATCCAGTTATCATTGCGTGACAGTGGTGCCGTGGACAGCATAGATCGACTCTATCAAATATTTTCATGTTATTATGGATCACATACAGACGTCATTTTCCCAGATCTTCAATTCCTCAGAAAAGAGGGGAAGACCTATTTTGCCAAGTATCAACTCACATGA